A genomic region of Raphanus sativus cultivar WK10039 chromosome 6, ASM80110v3, whole genome shotgun sequence contains the following coding sequences:
- the LOC108809348 gene encoding F-box protein At2g40910, translating into MNKGRMNLKQVDFKLKQCQSIAQVVSSDQIEIMEAKVDNSSTLFKLKKRRSSPLIMGSFLGLALTQQNRIKRRRRTKKTTRITRRSRDTSEIPLDLLIEILCRLPGKYLARFKCVSKQWSSLISPRYFCELLFTTTRGKQQPHLYMCLVDDDEKSALLSMSATSPDNTCFVVDQDLSIPAMGGYFLNIFHGLICFTVRKKACVYNPSTGHRLTLPMIKPDIRADRGQVMYIKRHYMGYDPVDNKHKLLCTIVMYRDRLFNLKSEHWVFVLEAGGSWKKVVPHEIYRPHAPFAVGQYCISASVVHYLAWHDMYTCAIVSFDFRSEELTTIIAPDDVRANMSIPALEMKADLIEYGGKVAIFEHSNLKIEGMVVLWVLEDAEKKEWSKRSLVLQPCQRHLVQYTEFIVKGTTRDGKVILAPFEMHYGFYILCYDLGSNGLSKVDIKGVPHRWFDKECYFDLRLMDENESLFYLET; encoded by the exons ATGAACAAAGGAAGAATGAATCTGAAACAAGTGGATTTCAAGCTTAAGCAATGTCAGAGTATTGCCCAGGTCGTCTCTTCCGACCAAATTGag ATAATGGAGGCAAAAGTAGACAACTCATCAACATTGTTTAAACTGAAGAAAAGAAGATCAAGTCCTTTGATAATGGGCTCTTTTTTGGGTCTAGCTCTCACCCAACAAAAcagaataaaaagaagaagaagaacaaaaaaaacaaccagAATAACAAGAAGAAGCAGAGATACGTCCGAGATTCCTCTGGATCTATTGATTGAGATTCTTTGTAGACTGCCAGGAAAGTACTTGGCGAGGTTCAAGTGCGTCTCAAAGCAGTGGTCATCCCTCATCTCTCCTCGATATTTTTGCGAGCTTTTATTTACCACCACACGAGGAAAACAACAACCACATCTGTACATGTGTTTGGTGGATGACGACGAGAAAAGTGCACTGCTGTCCATGTCAGCAACGTCTCCAGACAACACTTGTTTTGTGGTCGACCAAGATTTGAGCATCCCAGCGATGGGAGGCTACTTCTTGAATATTTTCCACGGCTTGATCTGTTTCACAGTGAGAAAAAAGGCTTGTGTATACAACCCCAGCACAGGACATCGCTTGACCTTACCCATGATAAAACCCGACATCAGAGCCGATCGAGGTCAGGTTATGTATATTAAGCGGCACTATATGGGATACGACCCTGTTGATAATAAACACAAACTATTATGCACAATTGTTATGTACCGCGACCGTTTGTTTAATCTGAAATCAGAGCACTGGGTGTTCGTGCTAGAAGCTGGAGGTTCTTGGAAAAAGGTTGTTCCCCATGAGATTTATCGTCCTCATGCCCCATTCGCAGTTGGACAGTACTGTATCAGTGCATCAGTAGTACATTATCTGGCGTGGCATGATATGTACACTTGCGCGATTGTGAGTTTCGACTTCAGGTCTGAAGAGTTAACTACCATCATAGCACCTGATGATGTCAGGGCTAATATGTCCATTCCTGCACTTGAGATGAAGGCAGATCTTATAGAGTATGGTGGAAAAGTAGCTATTTTTGAACATAGCAACCTAAAAATTGAGGGTATGGTGGTATTATGGGTATTGGAAGATGCTGAGAAAAAGGAATGGTCCAAGAGGAGTCTGGTTTTGCAGCCTTGTCAGAGGCATTTAGTCCAGTACACTGAGTTTATTGTAAAAGGCACAACTCGAGACGGCAAGGTTATCTTGGCACCCTTTGAGATGCATTATGGGTTCTATATTTTGTGTTATGATTTGGGAAGTAATGGCTTGAGTAAGGTCGATATCAAAGGAGTACCACACCGTTGGTTTGACAAAGAATGCTATTTTGACTTGAGGTTGATGGATGAGAATGAGAGCCTCTTCTACTTGGAAACTTGA